The sequence ACGGTACAACTGTTAAATAGATCACCTAAAAAAAAAGAAAGGGGCATGACGGATCGGAGGGGATGGATACGATACCGTTTATTGCCCCAATACGTATTTATTAGTAAGAACTTATTCATAATGTTTTCTATTGATATACTATAATCATTAACAAATAAATATTAATTCCTGGTGAAATAAATGGAAAAAGAATGGGAGATAAATCTCAATATCCCTGATATTGGTTCATTGGTCACACTACTTGGTGCTGCATTATCTTCAGCCATTATGGGTGTTGGTAATGTTTTATATGTAGTGATGATGGTGACCACAGCTTATGAGGCAAAAGGAAAAGAATTTTTATTAAGTTTGATAAATCCAAATGCAAACCTGACCTTTGAAGCAAGATTCGTATTGGTAGTTGGAACACTGCTGATAATATCAGCGATTTTCTTCTTTGTAACAATGCTTTTATCAATCTACGAGTCCCATGCGGTCTCAAAGGGTGTTATTTCCATTTTCAGCAATCGTTGGTCAGGAAAAGATGAAACGGGCCCTGATATTGAATGCAATAAATCCTTCTATTGGCGGGGTACTTATCAGGGGCCAGAAAGGCACTGCAAAATCCACTGCTGTAAGAGGGCTGGTGGAGATATTACCTGAGATCGAGGTTGTGGCAGGAGACACATACAGCTGTGATCCATACAATGAAGAAAAGTTCTGCTGGGAATGCCAGATACGAAAAAAGGAAGGCACAATTACTGCAGAAAAACGGCCTATGAGAGTGGTGGATTTGCCAGTGGGTGCCACTGAGGACCGGGTAGTGGGAAGTCTTGATATCGAAAAAGCTGTCACACAAGGTCTAAAAGCATACGAACCAGGAATTCTGGCAGAAGCTAACCGCGGTATCCTGTATGTGGATGAGATCAACCTGCTGGATGATTTTGTAGTGGATGCACTGCTGGATGCGGCTGCTATGGGCGTGAACACGGTCGAGCGGGAAGGTGTCAGTGTCAGCCATCCTGCCAGTTTCATAATCGTAGGAAGCATGAACCCGGAAGAGGGCGAATTAAGACCCCAGCTGCTTGACAGGATCGCCCTCCAGGTGGAAGTTGTGGGAATCCCTGATATCGAACAGAGGGTCGAGATCATAGAGCGCGGCAATAAGTTTAACGAAAAACCTGAAGCTTTCAAAAAAGAGTTCGAATCAGAACAGGATCGGTTACGGGCCAGGATCGTGAAGGCGCAGCAGTTGGTTCCTTCTGTTATTACCACACGGGATAATCTCCAGACCATTGCCGAGGTCTGTATAGAGTTCAATGTTGACGGTCACAGGGCAGATATTATGATCGAGAGAACAGCCCGTACCAATGCAGCTTTTGAAGGACGGGACAGGGTTACTAACGAAGATATTGTAGAAGCTGCTGAAATGGTGCTGCCCCACAGGATGAGAAAGAGACCATTTGAGGAAGAGGAGTTCAGTGTTGAACAGTTGAGGCGTCTGGTCGGGAAATGAGCGAGAAAATTGCAGGGAGGATGCGGAATAATCTAAAAAGGGATTATGGGATTAAAGTATTTCACATCGGCAAACCCCTTCTGGCAATCAGGATACCAAAAAAGGATATCAGTCAATTCGATCCTCAGGACATTGAAGCAATAACAGAGCAAATTCAACAATATAGTGATCAGATCCGCCTTGATGAACTGGTCCATGCATATGTTCTGGCTGATAGATCATATGTGATATTGGACCCCCAAGATGTTATCAATGTAGTTTTTGAACATGAAGTGCCAGTAAAACCTGATATTAAAAAATCCGGTACGGCAATTGAAGAAGTAACCTTGAGTGAAATTTCAGACGTGCCGGAAACAACAGATAGCGAAAAGACGGACGAAACCGTTGTTCTAAATATTCTTAGTGATTTTGCAAAGCGAAAAAGAAAAAAATTGTCTTTAGGCCAGCTAAAAAGCGGCAGGCGGGCAGAAGTGCTGACCAAAGGAAAAAGGGGGAGATATGTCAGACACCGAATACCTGATGGTAAGGTAAATGATATTGCAATTGCTCCTACCATAAGGGCAGCGTCGATACACGCTAAAGATGGTCGTATCCAGGTGAAAAAGAGTGATTACAGGGAGAAAGTGAGGCGCAGGCGTATCGCCACTCTAATCGATATCGTCCTGGATACAAGCGGCAGTATGGATGAAATAGATAAGGTAGATATCACCCGCAGTGTTATTGTAGCCCTTTTGAAGGATGCCTATCAGCGCAGGGATAAGGTATCCATGGTCTCATACAGCGGACGCAAAGCTGAGACCGTATTACCCTTTACCTCATCAGTGGAAAGGGCTAAGAGGTATCTTGAGAATATACCGTTCGGTGGTACAACACCCCTGGCTTCAGGTATCTTAACAGGACTGCATGGACTGCATA is a genomic window of Methanosarcinales archaeon containing:
- a CDS encoding ATP-binding protein, whose translation is MRSQRVLFPFSAIVGQEKMKRALILNAINPSIGGVLIRGQKGTAKSTAVRGLVEILPEIEVVAGDTYSCDPYNEEKFCWECQIRKKEGTITAEKRPMRVVDLPVGATEDRVVGSLDIEKAVTQGLKAYEPGILAEANRGILYVDEINLLDDFVVDALLDAAAMGVNTVEREGVSVSHPASFIIVGSMNPEEGELRPQLLDRIALQVEVVGIPDIEQRVEIIERGNKFNEKPEAFKKEFESEQDRLRARIVKAQQLVPSVITTRDNLQTIAEVCIEFNVDGHRADIMIERTARTNAAFEGRDRVTNEDIVEAAEMVLPHRMRKRPFEEEEFSVEQLRRLVGK
- a CDS encoding VWA domain-containing protein, with product MSEKIAGRMRNNLKRDYGIKVFHIGKPLLAIRIPKKDISQFDPQDIEAITEQIQQYSDQIRLDELVHAYVLADRSYVILDPQDVINVVFEHEVPVKPDIKKSGTAIEEVTLSEISDVPETTDSEKTDETVVLNILSDFAKRKRKKLSLGQLKSGRRAEVLTKGKRGRYVRHRIPDGKVNDIAIAPTIRAASIHAKDGRIQVKKSDYREKVRRRRIATLIDIVLDTSGSMDEIDKVDITRSVIVALLKDAYQRRDKVSMVSYSGRKAETVLPFTSSVERAKRYLENIPFGGTTPLASGILTGLHGLHNEIKKDPSNIPIMILVTDGKANVPLEVGGNIHRELMVVLKYLVNEGIHVLVVDMSSEGSYLAREISEKSGGRYYHPEHLSKENLYKIISNERDDVSYFAKVE